The genome window ATCTTGAATTTTTTTATATAAGTCATCTGGTCCTTCACTGGGCATAAACACAACTGATTCCAATAATTCTGCTTCACCTAGAATCATTGAAGCTGACTGCTTTATACCAGCTGCAAATTCACCATGACTTGCAACGATAATTCCTACCATCTTGAGCCTCCTTTTAAATAAAATTTATTTTTAAGTTTTCACTTTATAAGATTACAATATCTTTATTATTTTTAACAAAAGTGAATAATCCCATACTATAAGTGTACCACATTTTTTTTGATTTGCAAGTATTTTATAAGAAATTTATAAAACAAAATTAATGGATATTGATTTTTAGTACATTTTTTATAATTTATAATATTGTATTATTGACATAAAAAATAGTTTTTGTTGATATGCATATACAAAGAAAATGTGATAGGAGCAAATAAAAAGCAGAATACCAAAATCATAAATAAAGAATTCATTTGAATTTTTTTATACAAGGAATAATAAATTAATTTATTAGATATTTTCGATTTTATAAAGAGCTGTCCTCAGATATAATTTGAAGCAGCTCTTTTTAATGTATATTAATGAAATAAATTTTCTAGTGAAGTATTTTTACCAAACTTAACTGGTTTAAATTCGATTATTTCATAATCTGCTATTTCTTCAACATAAAATGGATCTTCATACAATATTTTTTTTGCTTCTTCCAAATTGTTAGAATTAAACAAGATTACTCCTCCTAATTCAGGAAAACTTTTCTTCCCTGTACATATAAATTTTTCTTTTTCAAAATATTTGTCAAGATATTCTAAATGAGCTTCTAAAACCTTATTTACTTCTTCCATTGATTTTTTATACTTTAAATTAGCAATAAACATTATTTATCCCCCTCTTCTCTTGTCCTACGGATATATTCAATATATTCCTTTGCGTTTTTTCCAAGTTCATTATCATTTAATTCGTTTATGTGCGGAGAAACTCCATAAACACTAAAATATGACAAATAAATTCCTTGAGCATAATTTATAGTTTCTTCAAATGGAATAAGTATTTCATCAAGAGAAAATTTATTTTTCCCACCATGCTTGTAATATTCTCTCTTCCCTCCAGTTGTAACAGCTAATCCAATCTTTTTATTCTTCAGCTTGTCCCCATTCGATCCATAAGCCCAGTTATACTCGAATACTTCATCCAGCCATTTTTTTAACAAAGGTGGACAGTTAAACCAGTACAAAGGAAATTGAAAAATAATATGTTCATATTTAATCAATAATTCCTGCTCTCTTTTTACATCTATATTCCAATCTGGATATTCTTTATACAATTCATGAACTTCTATTTCTTGCGGATATTTTAACAGCTCTTCCTTCCACCTCTTATTTGCTTTTGATTCGTTAATATTTGGATGTGCTAAAATTACTAAAGTTTTCATAATTATAAATATTTCCTTTCATTAATTTTGTTATATTATATAATCCTAATTTAAATTTGTAAATACACACAAAAACGTAAGCATATACTTACCTAAACGTAACTACTGGACTTAACTGAAAATTTATGCAATAATGTCTTCATAACAATATTTATAATAGGAGATTAACTATGAAACAATACATTTTAGGAATAGAAGCAACGCTTGAAATATTTGGTGGGAAATGGAAAGCATTGATTACATATATTCTTACCTTTGGAACAAAAAGGACAGGCGAATTACAAAGATTAATCCCTGGTATTTCTCAAAAAGTTCTTATTGAAAAATTGAAAGAGCTGGAAAAAGATGGAATTATAGAAAAACATGTGTATGAAGAAATGCCTCCAAAGGTAGAATACAAACTCACAGAATATGGACAATCATTTTCAAATATTTTATATGCCATGTGCTTCTGGGGTCGAGAAAATATTAAATTAAGGCAAAAAATGGGTGAAGATATTATACTGCTTGATAAAAAAGATGAATTTAGAAAAAATATTGATAAATAGTTTTATTACTATTTAATTTTTACAAAACATTAAAGAAATATTATCACTAAATGCAAATAAATCAAATATTGTAATTTCACACTAAAATCCTTACTTCAACAAAAGCCAAAATACGAAAAAAGTAGTTGACAAATTATTGAAATATATGATATACTAACTGAGTAACGTATGGGTGGATGTCCGAACGGCTAAGGGACCGGTCTTGAAAACCGGCGAAATCGCAAGATGTCTGGGTTCGAATCCCAGTTCACCCGCCATTTAAAATTTATACTTTTGGAGAAGTGGCAGAGAGGCCGAATGCGCTCCCCTGCTAAGGGAGTATCCGAGCTAAAACTTGGATCGAGGGTTCAAATCCCTCCTTCTCCGCCATTTTTTTTTAGTAAATTTATTAATAATGCATCTGTAGCTCAATTGGATAGAGCGTCTGACTACGGATCAGAAGGTTATGGGTTCAACTCCTGTCAGGTGCGCCATTTTTATATAAAGACATTGATATTAAACTAATTCATGATTATTTCAAAGAATTAATCATAAGTTGTTGATATTTATCTAATATTACTATAAATTTATCGTACTTAAAGTGCGATTTTTTTTTGCTAAAAATTAGGTATAAAAAAAATAACAAGAATAAGCTGTTAAGAACAAATTATTTTCGTTAGAAATTTAATGAAACACTTAAAATATTAGAAATAGAAAACACGAAACTAACGATTGCAGAAAAACATTGGCAACTTTTATGAGTAAATATCAATTAAATGAAGTTCAAATAACAGATATATTAGGACACGAAAATATAAACACAACAAATGATTATTATATTAAAGTAGATGAACAGGAATTAAAAAAATCCATTAACAAAATAGATTTTTTAAAGGATGTAGTATAAAAATATTATTTAAAAGTCTAAAAATCATACTTTGGATATATCAAAAAAGGTAACCAACAGGTAACCAACGCATAAGGTAAATGGTTATTTTTCCAAACTTTTAAAAAGATATAGTAAAATTATAGCAATTTTAACAATTTTAAAAAAATTATCTCAAAACACCATATTATTTAGCTTGATAAAAATAATAGTATAAAAAAATATGCTACCCTTGTGATAGCATATTTAAAAAGGAGTTTTGAAGAAAAAAGTTTTCACTTTTTCTATTGGTCAGATATAATTATACATTACAATCCTTATGATATTTATTGTAACTCCTTAGTTTTTAATTTGTTGTAAGGAATTATACTTA of Leptotrichia hongkongensis contains these proteins:
- a CDS encoding YciI family protein — encoded protein: MFIANLKYKKSMEEVNKVLEAHLEYLDKYFEKEKFICTGKKSFPELGGVILFNSNNLEEAKKILYEDPFYVEEIADYEIIEFKPVKFGKNTSLENLFH
- a CDS encoding NAD(P)H-dependent oxidoreductase codes for the protein MKTLVILAHPNINESKANKRWKEELLKYPQEIEVHELYKEYPDWNIDVKREQELLIKYEHIIFQFPLYWFNCPPLLKKWLDEVFEYNWAYGSNGDKLKNKKIGLAVTTGGKREYYKHGGKNKFSLDEILIPFEETINYAQGIYLSYFSVYGVSPHINELNDNELGKNAKEYIEYIRRTREEGDK
- a CDS encoding winged helix-turn-helix transcriptional regulator; this translates as MKQYILGIEATLEIFGGKWKALITYILTFGTKRTGELQRLIPGISQKVLIEKLKELEKDGIIEKHVYEEMPPKVEYKLTEYGQSFSNILYAMCFWGRENIKLRQKMGEDIILLDKKDEFRKNIDK